ATGACCGTTGGCAAGCCGGGGAGCCGGACCGGCCGGGGCCGGGGCCGCGGCATTTCCGCGCTGTCCCTGTTGTGCGGCTAAAGGTAAACAGGTAAGGAGCACCAGGCATGTCACGATCGGCCAATTTCGCACTGTAACCTCCCGAAGGAATCCCAATATACTGCAGCATCGCATAAACGGTTTTGTAATCTTTGTGCCTTTTGTGGCCATTCTTCTTCCCTCCGGTGGAATCCCCGGACCCTGCCGGACTCGAATTCACGCGCCAAAGTGTTGGTAGACCGGATGCAGCCTTCTCTGACGTCTCTCAAAATTCCACCCAGGAGATAACTGAATGGCGAGAAATTACGAACGCGACGAGCGTGAAGGTTGGCGGCGTCAACAACAGAACCGTGACTACGATTATGGCTGGGGCCACCGGCAAGAGGACCGCAACTGGCGAGAAGATCAGGAGATGGCTGAAGGTAACCGCGGGCAAGGTATGCCGCGTGGTTGGGATCGGGGCAATGAGGGCCGTCCAGCATGGCAAGGCGGGCAAGGCGGCGGCTGGCAGGGTGACCGCTGGCAGGGCGGCGACTATCAAAGTTCCCGCGGTAACGACAATCGCCAGTGGGAAGGCGATCGCGAAATGGAATCGCGCGCCGGACGAAACGACTGGAATCGGGGAATGGGTGGAGGCTGGAGTCCGAATGCGGAACGCTGGAAACAGGGGAATTGGAATCAAGGCATGCACGGCCAACATGCCGGCCGCGGGCCCCGCAGTTACAAGCGCCAGGACGACCGCATCGAAGAAGACATCAACGAACAACTGACCCGGCATTCGATGATCGATGCCACCGACATCGAAGTCAGCGTCCAAAACGGCGAAGTAACCATGCGAGGCCATGTCGAAAATCGTGAAGCCAAACGCATGGCG
The sequence above is drawn from the Terriglobia bacterium genome and encodes:
- a CDS encoding BON domain-containing protein, which codes for MARNYERDEREGWRRQQQNRDYDYGWGHRQEDRNWREDQEMAEGNRGQGMPRGWDRGNEGRPAWQGGQGGGWQGDRWQGGDYQSSRGNDNRQWEGDREMESRAGRNDWNRGMGGGWSPNAERWKQGNWNQGMHGQHAGRGPRSYKRQDDRIEEDINEQLTRHSMIDATDIEVSVQNGEVTMRGHVENREAKRMAEDIAESCFGVKEVNNQIKIKHHGEGEERRERRAS